A window of Streptomyces sp. NBC_01224 genomic DNA:
CCGTCACGGGTGAGGTTCTCCGTTCGTGTGCGGCGTCACGCCGCCGAAGCGGCGATTGCGTTGCTGGTAGGCGTGCAGGCACTCCAAGAAGTGCGGCGCACGGAAGTCGGGCCAGAGCACCGGCGGGAAGATCCACTCGGCGTAGGCCACCTGCCAGAGCATGAAGTTGGAGATCCGCTGTTCGCCTGACGTCCGGATGACGAGGTCCACATCGGGTGTGTCGGAAAAGGGCAGGTGAGCGGCGAAATGCTGCTCGTCGACGGCATCGGCCGGTACCCCGCTGCGGATGAGGGAGCGTGCCGCCTCGACGATGTCCCTGCGTCCGCCGTGGTCGAACGCCACGGTCAGCGTCATGCCTCGGTTCGTGTTGGTCAGCGTCATCAGGTCGGCGAAGTCCCGGGCCAGCGGCCCGGGGATCCTCGGGTCCGCCACTCCGAGGAACCGGCAGCGGATGCCGCGCGCGTGCAGCAGCGGGGCGTGTTTGCGCACCACGCGGCGCACCAGTTGCATGAGGAATTCGACCTCGCTGCTCGGACGTCGCCAGTTCTCGGTGGAGAACGCGTACAGGCTCAGCCACTCCACTCCCGACGTCCGCGCCGCCTCGATGACGTCGATCACCGTTGCTTCTGCTGCCCGGTGACCCGACGTACGCGGTAAGGACCGCCGTGCCGCCCACCGGCCGTTCCCGTCCATCACGCACGCGACATGGCGCGGCACACCCCTGTACCGGTCCTCACCGGGTGGGCACCGCGGATGTGAATGGGCCGTCGACGAGGAAGGAGTGCCGCACGCTCGTTCAACCGTCATCCGTGCTCCCCCGGCTGCCGCAACACAGTTCCCCCTCCGCGCATCCACCCGCTGGGTCACAGCGCCTCCTGGCCGCAAGGCTCTGCCGCAGTGGGCCCGGACAGCGCCCCGTTGTGTCCGGACTCTGCTGAGCGCGTTGCGCATCCGCCGGAAGCCTGTCGAGGCTGCGGACGGGTTTCGCTCCCGCAGACGGCGGACCGGCCTGCTCCGCGGACGGTCCCGGGGGATCCTCCGCCGCAGCGCCACTCGGATCGACACTCAGCAGAGTGCCGGTGCCCGGCCCCGGACACATCGCAATCTCCGCATATTCACCTGTAGTACGTCAGTCCGCTTTAACGACCTCGTGGTCGCTCCTTGACCGGAATCGGGTAGTACCGGACGCTTCGGCACCGCCGGCATCCGACTCCGCTGTTTCGGCCGAGCCGGTTCCGACGACAAGGCCTCGCGGCGGCGCCGAAGGCCCGGCCGGCATTCACCCGATCGACCCGCCCACGCTCCGTGGGCAGACCCCGGGAGGCCGGGCAATACGGACCGGTTTCCGTCTCGGTCGAGTTCGGCGGAACCGCTGGCGGCTTCTGCCGACGCGGGACCTGATACCCGGCCGACACAAATCCGCGCGGTGCTGGATGCACGGCCCTGATCAGCTGGATGCGGTCCTCTCACAGGCTGGGACACGTACGCGGTTCCTCGTGTACGTCGGGCCGTGAGAGGTGGTTGTCGGTGGATGCTCGTCGGATACGTGCTGCTGTTCCGGGCGGGGAGGAGCGGACCGGACGGGCCCGTCGTGGCGCGGTGTGGGCTTCGGCCGCGGTGCTTGCCGTGGTCGGTGCCGGCGGCTGGCTGGGGCTCACCGGTGGCGGCGGTCGGGGCAACGGCGCCGCGCCGGTTTCCGAGGCGGCGGCCGTGGCGGACCGGCTGGAGCTGCCGTGGCCGCAGGAGGGCCAGACGAGCATCGAGGTGGAGGGCGTCGGCAGCCTGGGGAGCAAGGGCGGACAGGAGCCGGTACCGATCGCGAGCGTCACCAAGGTGATGACCGCGTACGTGATCCTCAAGGAGCATCCGCTCAAGGGCGGGGAGAAGGGGCCGGAGATCACGGTCGACGAGGCCGCCGCGCAGGAGGCCCACTCGCTAAGCGAGTCCAGCGCCCCGGTCCGCGAGGGGCAGCGGCTCACCCAGCGCAAGCTCCTGGAGCTGTTGCTGCTTCCGTCCGGCAACAACGTCGCCCGGCTGCTGGCCCGTTGGGACGCGGGAAGCCAGGAGGCATTCGTGGCGAAAATGAGCCGCGCCGCCGCCGGGCTGGGGATGACCCGGACCACGTACACCGGGGCCAGCGGTCTTGAGGCCACCACCAGGAGCACCGCCGACGACCAGCTCAAGCTCGCCCGCCAGGTCATGAAGGACCCGGTGCTGCGCGCGGTTGTGGCCATGCGCGAAACGACCGTCCCCGGGGTGCCCGGCACGATCACCAACTCCAACCGGTTGCTTGAGAAGCCCGGGGTGATCGGGCTCAAGACCGGGTCGGGCACCGCCGCCGGCGGCAATCTCATGTGGGCCGTCGAGGTGAAGTCCGGCACAGCACGGCATCTCGTGCTCGGTGTCGTGCTTGGACAGCGCGCCAACACCACGCCCGCCGAGGGTCTCCGGGCCGCCCTGGAGAACAGTGGCCGGCTGGTCGACGCCGTACAGAGGGACCTTCCCGCTGCCCTCGCCCCTCG
This region includes:
- the uppS gene encoding polyprenyl diphosphate synthase, producing MTVERACGTPSSSTAHSHPRCPPGEDRYRGVPRHVACVMDGNGRWAARRSLPRTSGHRAAEATVIDVIEAARTSGVEWLSLYAFSTENWRRPSSEVEFLMQLVRRVVRKHAPLLHARGIRCRFLGVADPRIPGPLARDFADLMTLTNTNRGMTLTVAFDHGGRRDIVEAARSLIRSGVPADAVDEQHFAAHLPFSDTPDVDLVIRTSGEQRISNFMLWQVAYAEWIFPPVLWPDFRAPHFLECLHAYQQRNRRFGGVTPHTNGEPHP
- a CDS encoding D-alanyl-D-alanine carboxypeptidase family protein; its protein translation is MDARRIRAAVPGGEERTGRARRGAVWASAAVLAVVGAGGWLGLTGGGGRGNGAAPVSEAAAVADRLELPWPQEGQTSIEVEGVGSLGSKGGQEPVPIASVTKVMTAYVILKEHPLKGGEKGPEITVDEAAAQEAHSLSESSAPVREGQRLTQRKLLELLLLPSGNNVARLLARWDAGSQEAFVAKMSRAAAGLGMTRTTYTGASGLEATTRSTADDQLKLARQVMKDPVLRAVVAMRETTVPGVPGTITNSNRLLEKPGVIGLKTGSGTAAGGNLMWAVEVKSGTARHLVLGVVLGQRANTTPAEGLRAALENSGRLVDAVQRDLPAALAPRDGKPVRA